gctaaaatagaaattatttaaaatacctaatatagaaattatttaaactatatAACATTCTCAGGTCACCTAAGGTTCTTTTCTTCAGGTGTTGTAATTTTTTCTAGAAGTAACCTATACGTtcctttcttcatttcttcaagGTGCTCTAATTTTTCCTAGAAGTAACCTATACGTTCCTTTCTTCATGTGCTCCAAAATTTTCCAAGACAGCAAACACCTCATCTCATTTAACgaatcaccattcttttcttctacACCCTCATAATCTAAACTTTGCCAAGACAGCAAACACCCCATCCCATACCATTATAACatgttattgttttcttttacatcTTCTATAAACAAAGTGTTAAGAACCCTAAGTCCAGCTAAACACTAAACCTGCATTGAAGATTATAATGCCAGAAACATCAGCCATTGAAACTATTGGGAACGAACGAAAGCTGCATTGAAGATTATAATGCCAGAAACATCAGCCATTGAAACTACTGAGAACGAACTAAAGCTGCATTGAAGATTATAATGCCAGAAACATCAGCCATTGAAACTACTGNGAACTAACTAAAGCTGCATTAAAGATTATAATACCAGAAACATCAGCCATTGAAACTACTGGACACTAACTAAAGCAATACAGGAACTCTCCTAATACACACTTCGTAATACAACACTAGATCAACTCCACTCATCAACTCATAATAAAACTCGTAATACTGGATACAAGACTCCTACTCCTAATACATACAtacaacattatatatatatatatatatatatatatatatatatatatatattaaaatcaatgtGCATAGTACAAATGAACTTCAAACTGCGACTCCTACGAATCACAACACGAAGGGCGGTTGGGGAGAAACGCATCACGAAATGCGGTTGGGAGAAACCGCAGTTCGATTTGTGGCACAGGAAAACGCATCTCGAAATGCGGTTGGGAGAAATCGCAATTCGATTTGCGGCGAAGAGTAAATGTCGTTCGAACGGCGACAAGATTAACCACACCACGAAAGGCGATTAACGATGTTCATTTCTAACCTGGACCGAGCTTCGTCTTCCTCCTCGCACTAGCTATCcgatcttcctcttcctcctcgcACCAGCTATCACCACCAGCACAGTTCACCAACAAAGTTCACCAACAAAGTTCACCACCACTAATCAGAATCACTAACTCTCAACTCAATAAAACAGTGAAGAAGGAAAACGCTGTTGTTGCTCGTGATGTAACCAGCAAAGGGGGTGCATGCTAGGGTTTATACCCTCAGACATGAAGGTTGTTGGGAGTTAGGAAGGTTAAGAAATCATTAAGTGTTCATTAATTGCATTTTGACTTTTACTAAATGAAGGACAAAAAGGTAAATTTGGAGATGCAGGAAGAAAGAGGTGAGGTGGAGGGAGCACTGCTCAAAAACCAATGATGTTACTTTTTGAGTGATTTGACTAATAGTGTGTCACGTTTCATGTCATGTGTATActtagaaattgaaattttgaaatcagAAAGTTTCCTATTTTTCAATGGAAACTTATGTTAGGGTTATTTAGGGGTTTCTTTACTTCAACCGAATTTAATATCTGAGATTAGAGATGTGTTATCTATGGAGTTCgcaaaagatgaaattgtcattTAACCTTGAAAGAAACCTCAAGAGCAAAAGGTTGGAGTTGGTCTTCTTCACGAAGTaagttgatttttgttttcatggAAATAGAGGAGGAATTAGGAATATAGAGTTTGATCATGTaggtaatttatttttgaaatcattgttgtggttaaatgaaattTGACAACGAAGGATTTGGTTGCACGCGAAAAAGAATTGGTTTGAGAAAATGTTGTGTATGACATGTGTATTGCTTTGCATGATGTGGATTCTTCTAATGAAGCATCATTTAGGCTCCAAATTTTGAATGCATGATAGGAAATGATATATTCAGTGATTTTATACTTATCGTATAACTAATTTTATGCATAATTTGATGTTTCAGTCTCTACAACTTCTTACGGCAGCCATATTTGACAAGGAATGTGAGTCATGTATCCTTACGCATACTGATTTTGCGATCTATTCTTTATGTGTATGCCCGGTGACACAGTTTCACTTATTTCTTCGTGAAACTTTAGTTTTAAATGGCATCCTTGACACTTTCCAGTATTCTCCCTGAAATCTATGGACGTATCATTGGCATGTAAGATTTTTTCTTACCTCTGCTGTAATTTTGTTTGTGacattaaacataataaagattTATGTGCAACTAATTAACTCATGGAAGGACTTGCAGATAACCATATCATATGTTGATGAGGACCTTCCATATGAAGAGAGACAGACATCCCTTGTAGATTATGGTTTCAGATGCAGGTGTCCAAAGTGCATTGAAGAAAAGCCATAATTTTGTAACTATACTTATGATGATATActtcaatttgaaaaatgaaaaactacaTTCAACATATATTCTATGAATGATTGTTGACAGGAATATTATTTACACGCTGATTATATTgaatactattttaattaatcgTGACTTAAAATAATTCACAATATACCACGTTCTTTATTATTAAGTGggattttttgaaaatatgaatcatgtattataaaaagatattaaaatatcttcacgtttttaaatagaaacttcaatttataatacaagaataaattatcttaatataaaagtaatgttCACATCTCCACATTTTCCTTTTATCTTAACTTCAGTGATTTTGCTTGAGaaagtttgtttttctttttgcttaaaAAACATGTTAGTTTATTCACCAAATGATAAATGTTATTAATCAATAGATTAATCCATAAccaagaataaataaataaacaatcatcttcaattaaacaaaaaatgcatttaattaacaaaaacagCGAAAAAGTACTtcagtaataataaaaagaagaactacaaaaaaatacattaactcTGTTGTGTGCATGCAGCACAATAAATCCTCTCTAAATTCTGCTGCTTATTAGAAGAGATCTAGCAGCAAAGTTTGAAACTTTCGAAAAGGGTCCACCCTGAAAGCCATAACGAGTAATTTTTTGTTATCAAAATGGAAGTGTAGATAAAGACGAAGCAGAAGTCTTTTGTGGTTATACTTTAGCTTTTTTGATAAAGATTGAGCTCTTACTGTGGCTAAAATGGTGTCTCTGCCTGCCAAAGTTAGGATATCAGCACAAGAGACCACGCCAAGGCTCTTTATTCTGTCAATGAAGTCAAAGCCTCTGACTGTGAGATTCAGAGGAGCATTCTTTTCAGCCTGATTGTTTGTTGAGTTCAGTAGCACTGATCCATCACATCCCTGAAATGCTTCATGTTAGGTACCTCCTTCACCCAACACAGTACATTGTAAAGTCAAAACTAAAAGAGCTTAGAGCACAATCGAACCACATACCCTCACGAAACAATCATGAAAGTGAATTCTGATTAGCCCTAAAcgaaaaaaaataacttcttaCCCTTTTCTTCCAATAACGATTATGTTGAAGACGTTTTTCACATAAATCACAAGAAGCACGACAACCACACGAAACACTGCAACCAAACCAAGTATCGTAACTACATCAAGCACCGTTACCACAACAAtttgatgaaagaaaataatccCAATCGCAATTTCATTATAGCAAAAACGCTAATTACTGGGGACAATTTACCGACGGCCTTATATCCTTCGGTAATTAGGTGGTGAAGTAATATACTAACGGCCTAAGAGCCTTCGATAATCTCTTCGACTAATTTTGTCCTTAATCACGATATTCCTTCTCTGCAATTCATTTCCCACCAAGAGCTAATGATTGTCCCTTCTCCAAGGTGAAAACGAAAATACTAAACCCTTTTCCATTGCACGAAACACTTGCTCGAAAGACTTGGTTTTTGCATCAATCCTGGCCAGGAAATCGTTGGAGGAGTGCTTTGCAGGGATTTCTGTTACGACGTGGCGGGTATTCACATTCTCATTTTCTGTCTCATTCCTTTCACGAaaccctttttttaatttgtgttttccCCCAATCTGACCAATGGCTTGTAGAATTGTTTTAGGTTTAATCGCAACGTGATGTGTGGGAGGCTCCATTAGAGTTGAATCGTGGTGGGACGAGGGTTTAGTGGTTGGTGGAGGCCTCGTGGTTTGTCGACGTTGGCGTAAGGAGGCGACAATGCTGAGGAAGGGCTCCCTGGTCCGTTCAGCGAGGTGGAGGTTTGGTGCAACTCTGAGCTTGGACAAATAAgccatatttgtttttattaaggACGAAAAcacctattttctttctttctcagaGTGCTATAATGATGAACCCTACTATTTCTTactataaaaaagataattcaaaGGGGTTTTAACATTACGAACCTATCACAGGGAAATTatccaaattatttttcataatacaccccattattattaaatgtattcTTATATTAATAGTGGTATTAGTAGACAAACTTGTTCGTATGGTGCTCTCTGTGTTTGCTATCGAAGTGGAATATTGACACTGCAATTGTGATGAGGAAGGGCTTTGGAGCATCCCCAACGTCTTGGTTTAGCAGTATTTTAGTGACTTTTTCATTGCCATTGCATATTTTTCCATTCCCTTTGAGCTCCCTTACTTTGTCAGCTACTCCAATGTTCCCTTTCAATTCGTCTTCCTTGAATTCATCAAAGTTCATAGTTGTCTGTGGATTGTGACAGACTTCATGAATATACCACCAAGAATGCTTCCAATTTAAGCCTAACTTTTGTAATTCTTCTAGCacttatatatgaatatatgttGCAGAGGAAACACACAATAATTGAACACAATCTAATTTTTGTGTCTGTCAAAGATATATAAGAATATATACAACATATTCTGATTTAAATCTGATTAGATATCATAGTGGTGAAATAAAGTCATGCAATTGCTCCCTCCTCTATCTTCTTCATCTGGCACTAAAATAAGTCCTGCAATTGTTTTCATTTGTGTCATTCTAGCTATTATGCTTTTCATCTCTGGTCTCTTTCACTTGCTTGTTAGATTCCTTATAAGGCACATGTCCTCTTTGTCAAATTCCCAGTCCAATAAGTACCCTGACATGTTGGAATCTGATCCTTACCTTACAGCAACTCTTCCATCTCCATGATTCAGGCCTAGATCAGGCCTTCATAGATGCTCTTTCAGTTTTCGTTAACAAAGGCTCTGGGAACTGATGCAACAAGCTCATGAGGAGCTTTCCTGATTAATTTTGCATAGTTATGTGATGGGGATCTTTCCCTGAGTGCTTTTGATTGAATCAATCAAGCTTGGCAGTAGTTGTATGTTGAGTTCTTTCATTTTGCGTTTGTTGAGTCAATTAGTTTATTGTATCATTctttgaaatgaaattgtcGAGGGAGGGTTCGACAAGTAGTATATTTTTCTGGACAAACAAATTCTGGTGTTGTTTACTTAGTGAAGATGAGATTTGTAGTGGCTaattagaattataaatttatacaagtggtttaaaaattatatgCGTAACTGTCTTAGTTGGAGTGCATAGGTGTTTAGACTAATAATGTATCTGAATTGATGTGCTGGTAATCCATGAATGCGTGAACCGAGAGACAGGGCAGCATGGTGATTTTGGGTCATATTAGCTAGATTAGGATATTAGAACTTGTGAGTACTACAGAGGACTTTAGAGCTTTGTATCTACAGTACTACAAAGGACTTTAGAGCTTAGTAATGACTGCTAATATGCTCTAGATATACTTGTGTACCAATGTTATGCCCTAAggacttaaaaaaatttaagaaagccTTGGTTGCAAGGTTAGGAGGGAATTGAAAGATTTGAAACAATTTAACAATTCAACAACCTGCAATTCACTTTTAGTCATGCACCATCCATTTAAAACACAAGAAGACCCTAGAGTGCCAACTCCAACACTTCAAAACTGCTCAAATAGTTTCCAACTATTTGAAACCAGGTTTTCCTccaaatttcaacttttaatttcACTTATTAGTTTTGTCAAGTCTTGTGCATCATATGCAGTTTTTGCTTCTGTTGTCAACTGTGTGAATCTGTTCCAgctttcaaatttcattttcaatccATGTTTAGGTGCTTGCGTAGCAAGATATTAACCTATAAGGAAATGAGACAATGTCTAGCCTTGGTGATATGAGCTCAAACATGCCAAAACTTGAATCTGTTTGCACAAAATCtacataaaaagtaatttttggtttaatcatGTGTAATATGTTTCTGTCCAGATTTATTGTTTCTAAAGCATGAGACAAGTTTCTTTGATGTTATTAAGCATGTTCCAAGCTTCTATTTACTTCATGAAGGTGTTCTTCTAGTGTAATGCTTGATTAGTTTCTCTTTAGTTGTTGTGATTATTGTTTTAACATGCATAAATACTGATATAATCTTCATATGTGTGATCATTTCAGGAACTTAAGAACCTAAGGCCTCAACTATATTCTGCTGCAGAAATACACTGTGAAAAGTGTTATCTCCATAGTGAGCAGAAACAAATGTAAGGATTCTTTTTGTGAATGAGTTATTTTACCTTAAAtagcaaaattaaaatgattaaaattgcATTATCCACTCATATCTTTCTTGCTTTAGTTCATTCATTCACCTCAGAATGAACTTTAATATTCTTGCAGTAGCACTTCCAATTTTATACTCAATTTTGCTTGAATATTTGACCTGTGTGCTTAGGTTAACTTAACTAGTCACCTAAGTGCTTACTTTCATGCAGTGTTTTGAGATGTTGATGCACTTCTGTTGGGTGAAAGTAGTGcaattgttgtttgttttgtcaTATCATGGAGTATGTGTCAGATTCGTTTGGTTAATTGTAGGTCTAGTGCATTAGGAATTCAATTTTGCACGTTGCTATTGTTTGGTCAAAGACCTGTTTGCTTAAGCTGGTCGGTGAACTTGTTCTACTTCATTTacaaattgtgtttttttttttaattggataagTGCAGatttaaagagaaataaatgagCTGTAATTACCGGGGGTTTTCCAAAATCacctataattataaaaaaaaataaaaccatccttttcctcttcttcactCCCCAAATGGTACTGATGCATCACCCAATTGGTCTTATATGGCTTGGACCCTTCCCATCTTTCCTCACTCAAACCATCTTGATGATGAATCTTCCTACGCTTCCTTTGCCCAGTAGTATATGCATTAACTGTTTTGTGAAATAAATGGACATTATTCTATTGTTTagcttcttaaaaaaaaaataactcaagATAATTTCAAGTGCTATtaagaaaaaggtttaatacttattttgatcCCACTTTTTTTGGGTTTAGTTTAAAatgatcatattttttaaaaaagttcagtaaGACCCtatatttcgttaaaaaatgttcaataagGTTCTTTTCGCTAATGCTGTTAAAAACATAACGTTGCAAATGTCACTGTGGCCAAACCTGGGTGAGCTGTGCAGTTTGATGAATACGTGGTACTGTGAAGAGGTTGcactgtgtaaatattttaaaaaaattaaaataacgtAAGGTAGGTGGTAGGTTTAAGTctgggttaaaaaaaattacccttatCTAAGAGTAATTTCGCCATTTCTCGGTTCAACATTATGGTGAAAATGGTGTTCTAATCAGTGTTGTCACCTTTGCCGCAGAACGAAACGCGCCACCACCAAACCCTTAGACCACCATGTCGTCGTCACCATCATCAACACAAATCTACGatttgaaggagaaaaaaacaacagaaacatttaatttttacaaaacatttaaaaaataaaatatttacaaatcatcatcaagatggtttgtaaatattttttatattaatttttttgaataataattatcaataaatttaattttaaaatgtttctcAAAATCAAGTACCCAATATAAAATTactagtgaaaaaaatattaattattgaaaaattggTTAAAACTTAACttcatgtatttttattttttatttaggcctataaaattgaattatttttaaaaggattaattttttaaaatttatatttggtacaactctttcaaatttctattgtattaatattttaaaagtaatttgatttatattatactttaaattattttttatttaaagttatattttaaatatttgtttttaattatttttttaaaactaaaacaaaagataaataaaaatatctactaatattttgttaagaatatttaagaaataatagtTGAAAACGGATTATGTCTCGTATTTGTCTTAATCGATCTGAtatctaattataatatttttgttatattatattaaattttcaaataaactatTATGAAGGAACtgtctttgtattttttaaaatgaatatatagaataacatataattaaaataaaaatatataagttaaatatattaattgaaagTAATGTAGTTTTGTCTGAAgcatgttttaatatataataatactatttaaaCGTGAGATATTTTTAAGTAATCATACTtttgtaaaactaaaatatattatttgttcacagcgctttcatattttttttttttcggattTTGGTATCTTTTCTCTCtaccaatttaaaaatttcttaaaatactaGTAAGACAAAGTATTACATACAACTATTAGTAAAGAtcatttctataattatttttttaaacaatttttaatttattttatctgtaATGTTTTTACATACTAAATTATCTAGCATGTAAACTGCATGTGAAATTTGAGTTAATAAGAAGAGAATAATTTACTATTTGATAAGtaaatagataaaatacaataataaaaaattttaaactaacttatttttttatacaaataactaaaaaacagtcaaaaaaacatgaaaacttatataaattatttttattgttataaaaaaaatgtaaacacaAACATGCGTCATGCATAACACAATTATAGTAgaactatattaattaaaattttattttacaacaaATGGTTTTATTGATTTTCTACGCCTAcagataattatatatatcgtatttatttttatgttttaaattttatatatattaaaaaataataatgaaagtaattttgttatacaaatagtttaaaataaaatcaataatacaaTATTTGTGTATCTGTttataagaatttgaaaatgaaatcagaaaaatgtttatcaaaatatttttcattagacaaaatagttttgaataaagtagttttttaaataaattcatcaaactacttttagtttaaaagaaaatttgaagttaagaaattaaaactgaaaaataattttttttatttaaaactatagCTTTAACGTTAATTAAAAAGTagattgtaaattaaaataaagtcgTCCAAATGCATGTAATGTATGATAAAAAAAGCTTATATAAAATGTAGACTGAAGtgtttgaaatttcaaaataagataaaaatgcgtataatttaaatttaagtgaatttgaagtttttgaaatattgtaataaataatatatatctataagtaaatttaaaagttaggattgttttttaaaaacaacCAGCTTGCTAAAAAagctaaaattcaaatatttgatttattttataaattatagtaTCTAGAATTatcatcttaatattttttattatcttaaccattatttattatctaaatatttaaaaattattttattatttttattgattatctagatattttaatataaatttttaaaatgtgattttattttaagatcttttaaaatatttttagttttatattcaaATGGTTATAGATTCTTATAAATGGAACAAGAGTTACTTAATAGTGgtcattattaaaaaacaaaagttacttAATAGTggtcataattaaaaaaatctttggaaGAGAGATCATTCATTGAGGAAAGGAGAAAAATACAATGTCTAATATCATGGTTAATGAAAATGACAACAACATGCATGAGTTAAACTCAGAAGAGTGGATGAAGATGATAGAAAACACActgaatgaagaagaagatccatTGTGTGTAAATGACATTTTAGGAGAAATTTATCATGAATTATCCAAACCTATTCAGgtattttatattcatcatttctCCCTACTTTGGATTTTAGGTTTCaaccatattttttatttcactatattattatcatcttctaattttatttcaataattttaactttttatgtgTTGAATTATGCAAATCACTTGCACAATTCAAATCAAaccacttttcttttcttttatttagattGTCTAACATTTATTATGACATAATCATCCTATTTAAATTCTAGCACAACACGTGATAAATGACatgaattataatttgtataatgAATTTAATGTACTTGGAGTATACAGAGTTACGATACATAGCTCTAACACGTgatgtattttgtttaatgtaCACTTTCTTATCATTTTCAATATATGATTATAGATAACTAATTTAGAAGTAATGTagtaagtaattaaaattttagtagtTAATACCAGAtatcaatttaaactttaatttataaattaattatatttttttat
The DNA window shown above is from Vigna radiata var. radiata cultivar VC1973A unplaced genomic scaffold, Vradiata_ver6 scaffold_320, whole genome shotgun sequence and carries:
- the LOC111241154 gene encoding uncharacterized protein LOC111241154, encoding MAYLSKLRVAPNLHLAERTREPFLSIVASLRQRRQTTRPPPTTKPSSHHDSTLMEPPTHHVAIKPKTILQAIGQIGGKHKLKKGFRERNETENENVNTRHVVTEIPAKHSSNDFLARIDAKTKSFEQVFRAMEKGLDIRPSVNCPHVSCGCRASCDLCEKRLQHNRYWKKRGCDGSVLLNSTNNQAEKNAPLNLTVRGFDFIDRIKSLGVVSCADILTLAGRDTILATVRAQSLSKKLKYNHKRLLLRLYLHFHFDNKKLLVMAFRVDPFRKFQTLLLDLF